The Penicillium oxalicum strain HP7-1 chromosome V, whole genome shotgun sequence genomic interval TTCAATCCTCAGCAGACAATCGGCAGCGGCGATAACCCAATGGGTCGATGTATCCAGTGGAGGCATCGACTCTGCAAGTGCCCCCCCCTCAGGCTGGGGCCTGGACCCTCTGGCGTCCAGTGCCCGCTCCAGTACGCTCGAAATGGGTCGGAGCTTCTTTTAAAAAGGGCAGGGGCGACCATGCCTGCTTAGTTTGATGAGTTTATTAATCTCAAGGCTTCCTATCTCTACCTCTCTTCATCCATTCACTCACACACACCTCTTCACGAAGTCCTAGCCTTCCAAGACACAATGAAGTTCACTCAGTTCACTCTTGCCGCCGCTCTGCTGGCTACTGTCTCTGCCCAGGGTCTGGACTCCCTGCCTGATTGCTCCGTAAGGATATCctcacacacactctctctttctctcatggGAACAATCCCCTCCCTGTGCAGACCACATAGTCCCGGGAACTGACCACCGAGCAACTCAGAAATCCTGCGCCAACAATGCTATCCCTGCCAGCTGTGGCCTCGACATCAAGTGCATCTGTGGTGACAAGTCCTTCCTGAGCAACATTTCCTGCTGTGTTGCGGATAAGTGCTCCCAGGCCGACCAGGAGAGTAAGCAACCCCATTCTCCTCCAATCTCGATAACTTGTTTGATGGACTTCAACGGCTAACTTGTTCTTTTTACCCCCACCTGGTTAGCCACCCTCAAGGTTGCCAAGGGTATCTGCGCTGCTGGCGGCGTGACCGACCTCCCTAGCGCCATCTCCTGCGCCTCCTCTGGAGCTTCTGCCACCGCGACTGGCACCTCCACCGGTACTATGACTGGCATGTccaccatgaccatgaccggCACCGCCATGTCTTCCACTGCTTCGGACATGAGCTCCGCTgcttcctccgcctcctcggTCGCCTCGTCTGTGTCCTCGGCCGCTTCTTCTGCCGCTTCGGCCGCCTCCTCCGCTgcctcctccgccgctgCGAGCGCCACCGGCAACGCTGCCATCCTCGGCCAGACCCGTGATAGCTCTCTGATTGCTGCTGCcggtgccgccgctgctTTCGCCATGCTTGTTTAATTAAATGTACTCTTTTGACTCGGACGAGCATCATCGCCGAGTGGTGGGAAATTTGACACTGGGGTGCTTTGGCTTGGGTgatttgattcttcttttaACTCGGATTGCTTTATATCCATGTAATCTTTTCAATGTCCACCAAAACGGCGGGTTTATTAATCATTGGGTCGAATTGCAAACATGCTATGCACGCCAATTGTCCAGTCAAGGCTTCTTTTTCAGACAAAGAGGTCGAGAATTCGCTGCGCCGAATATTCGCCTAGCGAGTCTCCTCGCGCGCGTCCTCCAGCATCTTAGACAGTCGCTGCTGACGTTCCTCGCGGCAAGTGAAAAATACCTGTAACCATTGAATTAGTCTTTTTGCCCCTTTGTGAAAAGTCATCAAAGTATGCTAGTGTACCCATAGCACTTCTTGCTCGAAAgtccagaaaagaaaagaaaagagaaagacataCCCAGAACCAaaccatcatctccatgaaAGCAAAGGTAAAGACCACTCGACTCTTCAACTGCGCCAAGCCCGTAGGTGCCGTCTTCGCAGCATACGAGGCCACCATGTAACTCCCACGAGCCTGATAGATATAAAACGACAGAGCGCCGTACAGCGCAAAGCGCACGGCGGAGACCGCCACCCAAATGTTCCAGTACATGGTCAAAGACTTGGTGATGTATTCGGGCAGTCTGGCCAAGGCCTGCAGATCCTCCGCGGGGAGGTTGGAGTTTCGCAGCGGTCGGATGTAGGGCAGGGCATCGTTCAAGGCGTCGTGGAAGGGGAGGCTTGTGAGGAGGACGATGTCGACGGCAGCGGCGACGAAGAGGAGAACGGAGCAGATCACGTAGGGTGAGGAGGTGGGTGTGGTAGGGGCAGGGAAGTCCTAGATTGGATTGAATTGGGGAAGTGTTAGTTGAGTTGCATGCAGGACAGGGTCTGGGGTCTGGATAATGGGAATGGgaatggtgatggtgatgaggtGATCAGTGTTCCCACAATTTGGAGGGCCTCGCCCATCATGAATACAATATCAGAGTCGGTGATGACGGCCGGGTTCTTCAAAAGATAGCCGGCAATGACAACTGTGAACACGGCATGGGCCTGAATGAGAGTTTTGGACGAGAGCAGCGGCATGATTGTGGCTGCTTGCGAGAGTGGTTCGACGAAGAGAAGGTGTtgatgagaaagaaacagTTATTGGTTTacttttattttattttttccctccctgCCTCAGTCAAGGCGAGAATTTGAGCTTGCCCGGAGGATCCGCCGAGTGTCCGCTcgagggggaagagaccATGTGGGGAAAGGAATTGGAGCTTTCCACCGCGGGAGGTACTCTCTGCTGCTCGGATTTGAAAAACATCCCACCACCATCTCCCCATAACATGCTGTCTGTGCCGCTGAGCCGACCGGTCTCAACCTGCTTCTGAAACGATCGCTCTATTGCAGCTTCAGTGCAAGGGAAGCTCGCTTATCGAACACGTCTCTACAGATTCCGTTGTCGATCCCAGAAACGCTACGATGGCGGTCCCAATCTTCAACACCGAGCGCCATGTGAAATACTATCTCCGCTGCCTCAAGACTTTCCTGCCCTCGGCCTACACATCCAGCGACTCCAATCGCATGCTTCTCGCTTACCTGACGCTGGGTGGACTGGACGTACTCGGTGTTCTTCACAGCAAAACTACCCTCGAGGAACGGCAAGGATACATCGACTGGCTCTACCACTGCCAAGTACCTTCAGGCGGCTTCCGTGGATTCCCAGGCACTAATTTCGGTGACGAGCGACGAACATCCGACAATGGAGCGTGGGACCCGGCCAATATTCCCGCAACATTCTTTGCGCTTGTCAATCTGCTCATGCTGGGCGACGATCTCGCACGCGTCAAGCGCAAAGAGTGCCTGGAATGGCTGCCAAGCTTACAACGTGAAGATGGGAGCTTTGGCGAGACGATTGGGCCCGGTGGGACAATTGAAGGAAACCGTGATCTACGCTACTGTTGCTGTGCTTCAGGGATACGCTACATCTTACGGGGCCCATACGGGAAGGGCGTGGACGACGTGCCGGACATTGACGTCTCGGGACTGATTACATTCATTGAGCGGTGTCAGGTATTTTATTCTTTCTCGTTGCATTATTCTTCCGGTTCTTCGGATATTGACTGATCAATTCCGGATTGGGCAGAACTACGACGGCGGAATGGGCGAGTCACCCTTTCGCGAATCCCATAGTTCgtcttttcctcctcctctttaTTGCGGGAGACTTTTTTGACCAGTCGGTTTAGGTGGCCATACATATTGTGCAGTTGGATCTCTGCACTTTCTGCATCAGGGAAGAGGTAAAATCCCGTCTTCCCCGCTGCTGTCTCCGGGTTCGAGAAGTTTTGAGTCTTTGGTTGGCTGGCTGGCATCGCGACAGACGGATAGGTTGCTTGGCGAGTGCGacaaggatgaagaggaagacgaggacggagaggaagacgaagacgaagagcaGGAGGACCAGACGACAGATGGACAGCGGATAGGAGATTCAGGGGCGGAAGTGCAGACTCGCGATCGAGAAGCGCGGCTCGTCACCGAAGATGAATCAGGGAATGGGCCAGCGCCAGGTTCAATAAAGGACACGATCGGCGCTTTGCCGTTTTTGGCCCCAGAGGCAAATGAAGGGATATCGTGGGCGGGATTCAATGGCCGATGCAATAAATTGGCAGATACATGCTACTCGTTTTGGAACGGGGCAGCATTGATGGTATGTCTGTGATTGATGGATAGGTGATGTTTGTTGTTGGGAGGGCTTACCACGTATATGTAGATGCTGGATCGTTACTCTGTCATTGATGACGTGCGGAACCGAAAATACCTTTTAGGAAAGACCCAGCACCTGGTTGGAGGCTTTGGAAAGGGTGTTGGAGACTCGCCTGGTAAGTCGATAACCTTTCCTTTCGTATCTCTTGGGGTAATTCGATTGCGGCTGATCTAACAAACCACAGATCTCCTGCACTCATATTTCGGCCTGGTCTCCCTAGCATTTCAGGGTGAAGAGGGTCTCGCTCGGGTTGAACCTGCCCTTGTTGCGACCGATCGGACAGTGGCGCACTTGGAATCATTGCCATGGTGGTCATCAGACCGATAGAGTTGAGATCTCTGAGATCTGCCCCGGGGGCAAACAATGTAAACTTACGTCATGGATGTGGAATGCTATTCATCAGTACCCGTGCACGTGGCAGGCTTGAATGCTCAATGATCGAATCGTAACGAAGCAGGATCATTTTCGTATTTGGCGCAATTGACTCGGACCTGATTTCACGATCGCTACCACTGTTTAGATCTGCCAGAtcggagaaaaaaggaaaagaaacggTCGGGTGACATCGGTGGATGGGATCGGTCGAAGTCCGGCAGAAAGGGTCTCTGAACTTGCGGGAACAAGAAGTCTTAGCTGTCTGCGATTGTGGGTACTCGAAAGCTTGTTGGAAGACAACTCACATCTACATCGGGAAATACCCTGCTATCCATGTCTGTGTCTTAGTCACTAAATCCATCAAGAACGATAAATCACCGGCGGAGGATTTAAACAGACAATATCAATGAAACGAAAACTTGAGTGGGCTCCCATTTGTGGAGGAATGGAAGCCATAAAGCTTATTTAATGGTCAATTTTGGGAGGTAATCTTTgtcgagatcgagatcgTACTAATTCAATCTGTGAAGGAAATCTTGGAGATCTCCTCACTTCGAGGGATATAATCCACGAGAAATGGCTAATTTGAAACCAGCCTGCCCAAATGAAGATATGGCTTTCTTCACTCATCTTCTGACATGAAAAGGAAGTATCCGGATCCCTCTGCTCAGGGCGATGATTAGTTCCGCCGATGTCCGAAAATGGAGGCCGCCGCATAATAGTCGTTGCTCCCTCTAGCTGCTGTCTTTGTAGCGAGCACAGCGACTACAATTACACTTTTGAATTTTTCACTCGTCGTAATATAATCCGCGCACCCAATGTTCTTTTGTAATAActgtttattttttttagCACAAGGCGGAGTTTCACTCCAATTCAAGGCCCAGGAAAGAAAGGCCACATCGCCTGGGCCTCCTTTGTAGATCTCTCTCCAGCCACCTTCTCAATATACAGAGCCAGAAGCTCGTCATTCtgccttctcttttcatcaATATCCACTTGCGGCGCAATCCACCCTTCCGCATCAGTATCGAGGCACTCTTCAGCAAGCATTCGAACCTCATGCCAAGCTTGGTACTCAGCGAATTGTCGCTCATGTTCATCCCGTTCTGCTTGACTGAACGAATAAGGGCACTCTCCTGAGAAACCAAGGCTTGTCCAATTTTCCCATATCTCTATCAAGCATGCACGCAGCGGAACGATACCCACTTCAGAGACTTCTCCGCATCGGGTAAACAGCTCTCGGAACACACGGGGCACGCTCATGGCATCATGTGCTGCCCTGTCTTCAAGGTATGTTGATACCTCGTACGCCTTGGCCAGTTTTACCTGGGACCATTCACGCAGAGCAATCAGTTGACTCTCTTCGTCAAGCTTGTCAAAATCTTCCGGTAGCTGGGGTTGGAATATCCCCCTCGTGTAGTCGTAGTTGCGCGGAGGTTGTAAAAATATCGGCCACCGGGCCTGGGGAAAGGCGGGAAGTACCGTCGTGGACTGGAAATCAATGAGTGAGACTATCTGGGAACATTGGTTTGGGTTGACGAAGATATTTCCCATGTGAAGATCAGTGTGCCACAAAGTGGGCTGACAAGCTTTCTGCAATACGTCGTTCGAGTTCATGATCTTCATGACGGTCCTGGTGACTTCCAGAAGCTGACTCTGTTGCTCGGGTGTCCCTCGGTAGTACTTTAATTGCCTTCGCTGGTCTTTTATTGAAATCAGACACAGTTCTCGCTCTGCAATCGATATCCCCAGGTCTGAAACCGAATTCCCTGGGTAATGGTCAGCACGTGAAGTATCAGAGGGGATGGGTGACATACAAGGCCCTTGGTTACGTTCCGGTGTCATATCTGGATTGTAAGCTCGATCGCAAGAAGGTCCAAtacagaaagaaagactgGAATGGATCAATATCTCTATCCAGGGGTAAGTTTGGCCTGCTTAAATCTGTGCGAAGGTGCAGTTCTCCGTACACGGGGAACTTGATGGTTGCCAACTGAGCCTCAAGCTGGGTCAGATTCTTGATCAGCCGCAATTTCTCAAATTCTGTCATTGTGCCCCAAACTTGGAACAAAGGCACCCCGGGAGCTTTCTCCATAACAATATATTCAGCAGCAACAGGGTTTGAGCTATCGGATGACCAAGCAAAGACACGAGGCACCAGAATAGAAGTGTGTTTCTTGACTAGATTGTGAACGGTTTTAGTGGACCGAGTCGAACGAGACTGGGCATCACGTACCATATTCTAAAACAGCCACTTCACCAGCCGTTGTCAATGATGGCGGGCCAGCCATGCGACACGGTATTTTGGCGATCACTTCCGTTCCATTCGCCCTTTTCATCCGGAAAGCTTTGCTGAACCCCccttccattttctcaaTCGCCGTCACGCGACTGGGATCTTCTCCCGCCAAGGCAGCCGTGCTGCAGAGCGCGTCCAAGTCGAACCGCACATATCGGCGACGAAACTGATTTTCTTCATCGACGAGGAAATGTCCGTTGGTGTAAGCGAATAGCTCCCTCCGCGCCACCGGCTTACCTGCTTCAATCTTCAGTGACTATCTTGTCAACAAACAAAGCTCCTATCCTGCAAGTAGTACCTCGACACGTGATCGATAGCGGTGCCCCTAGCTGACCCTGGCACGATTGTGAGAATGTGCGCATGAGAGAGAGCATTTTGCATAGCTAGTTCAGAACGTCCAGGTTCTGCTGCCGGTTTGCAGGAAGTAAGGATATGCCCGTGATGACGATCACTCCGGCGAGGCTCTTCTCTATCAAATCAGGCGGTATGCCACGGCCTCATGGCTATTGCGCATCCACTGTGGGACCAATGGCTCTATTTTGAGAGAGGTTGGCCAGGGCCACTGTAACAGAATGGGTAATGGCCAGAAAGGACAGGATATGATGGTGGTATAGTATCGTCCCGTCTACATGTAGTACTACAGTGCCGCCTTTCTGCCTTCGGCCACAGCGTGAGCGTTTGGCTGCAGAATCGGGGGCAGTACAACTACGAATCAAACCCTTGAAGCGGGCGGTCAAGCAGCGGCTCATCGTCTCAAATGCTCGGGTGGAAAGGGGGTCGTGTCTGGCGTTCAATTTGACAGGTTCCGATAGTCTTTGGGGGGTCATTATGTATTTGGTGGGAGAATCTCATCGGTGAGATCCAAATGTGGAGTAGATCCATTGACCATTACAGTAGTATGTTATTGTCTGGTGGATATGGATGTCACGGGCTTTCCGGAAGGCTGCCTGGGGACTGGGGGCAACATGAGAAGGAAATTGTTCACCGTGAGCATCCATCGTGTTCTGCCATAGTTCAAATCTCTAGTCCTGGACCAGCACCGGTTCGATAGTGAAAACCAAACAAGACCGATTCAGCACTTGCTGCATGCAGACGCATCACGCGAGGATTGAGGACAAGTCAGACTGCATAATCAACCTTCACCCGATCGTAGATACTCGATACTACTCAGTAGTCAAGAGTGATACTAGTCAATGCTATTGACTAGAACATGCCTCCATGGAAGTACCAGCATGGACCGAGGGGCCCGAGAGGAAAACAAATGAGGCAAGCCTGTCACGAATGCCCAGCCTTCCAAGTCGGACCTCCACCCCCTGAACGAGGAAGATCAACCCAGTCCAGGACTTCCAAGTCTCCAAACTGGCCAATCTTGAAGCTCTCAGTCCGTTCTCAATCAAACAGTCTGGTCACTTTACGTGTCCTGCAAAGAATATATgtaaaacaaaaaagaatagAGAGAAGAACCTGCATCACAGCAGTTGGAACAACCGTTCCAGGTCAAGCCCCAAACTCCACCAAGTCCACGTTGGCACGTTCCCGTTGACGTCGGCAGGGCAAAGAAAGGCGGACGTAAACTCCAGAAAAGTTGAGTGGACTCCGACCCTGGAGAAAGCACCTTTCCACTCCCCCCCATGTTTCTCTCTCGAATCATCCACACCCTCGTCATATCCCCCTACCAAGTCAAGAGCGACTCATTCCGTGAGAATCTCGGAGCGTGAATGTCCTTCTCGAGGCCGCGGTCTCCCAAACACTCTCTTTGTCATTCGCCCTCAAATCAAACATTCCAGAGCTGCCCTCGCCCGCTTGTCCGACACTTCCGCCCGGAACTTGTTTCCCCGACAATCTTCCCCGTGTCTGTTTGAATGGCAACACCATCACGAAGCCGCCCCTGTCGCCCCATTTCGCGTCCCGATCACCTGCAGAGATCTCCGTGACCGACCGGCCGTCTCGGAGATCGGTCATAACTCATGCCGCCCAGGACCAGAGCGGGAGCGCAGAGCCAgaaacaaaaggaaaaggtacGTGGGAAGAGGCTCGCGCATCACCGCTGTGAACCACCAGATGAATAATCCGCCCCCCTGATCGGGGGCTACCGGTGACCTCATGCATAATGGCTGACAAGGAGACTGGCCGGCGAGGCCCAATCTCGATCATACAGCTTGCCAACTCTTACAATGAACTCTTCGAGTAAGCTTCCCTTCCACATTCCCTCCAAATGGGCATAACCATAGACGTAGCGCCATGTGTTGACATCCACGTCTGCGGCAGGGAATTCTCATCCAAGGACTTGCGGAGTGTGGGGAACTACACGCTGGGGAGATTGATCGGCAAAGGCTCGTTTGGAAAGGTCTACCTTGCGTCGCATAAACTCACCAATGGCTCCAAGGTAAGCACCGGGGCGGGCTTCACGACTGATAGACATCCCAATGGCCCGAGCAACCAAGAAGAACCGGTCAACTCACGATCGAAACAGGTAGTGCTCAAGTCCTCGAGCAAGGAGGATACCAACCTCGCGCGAGAgattcaccaccaccgtcaaTTTTTGCATCCGCACATCGCGCGCCTTTACGAGGTCATCGTCACGGAGAATCTGGTCTGGCTGGTACTGGAATATTGTGCGGGTATGTCAACGGGATTTGCGTGAGGTCGCCCGATCACGATGACCATCAACTGACCTGGCAAATATCACACTCTCTAGGGGACGAACTGTATAACTACCTCCTACACCATGGGCCGCTCCCGGTTGACAAAGTGAAACGAATTTTCACTCAGCTGGTCGGCGCCGTGGCCTACGTCCACAGTAAATCGTGCGTGCACCGGGATCTCAAACTGGAAAACATTCTGCTCGATAAGCACGAGAACGTCAAGTTGTGCGATTTTGGGTTTACTCGGGAGTATGACGGAAAGGCCAGCTATCTCCAGACCTTTTGCGGGACCATCTGCTACAGCGCACCGGAGATGCTCAAGGGGGAGAAATACGCCGGGGAGAAGGTCGACGTCTGGAGTCTGGGCATCATTCTATATGCACTTCTGGCCGGCGAGCTCCCGtacgatgacgacgatgatcaGGTGACCAAAAAGCGAATTCTATCCGAAGAGCCCCAGTACAACGACAAGTTCCCGGATGACGCCAAGGCGTTGATCAACTTGCTCCTCTCCAAGCGACCCCTGATTCGACCGGGTCTCAATGACATCCTCGCCCATCCCTTCCTCGCCGAGCATGCCCCGGAGCAGCTTGCCATCCTGAAAATCCCTCGACCATCGCCGTTTACAACGCCGCTGGAGAAGACGACCCTACAGCGGATGAAGAGCGCGGGAGTGAATATCGAcgaggtgattgaaaatGTGCTGGCCCAGCGCTGTGACCCCCTGGCTGGGTGGTGGGCTCTGTTGATCGAGAAAGAGCAGCGTAAGGAACTGAAACGTGAGCGGCGGCGCCGAGAACGGGAGGCAGAAGCCAAGAACCTCCGTCGGCTCAGTGCAGCGAGCAGTCGCTTGGAGAAGCTCTCGTCGGCCCTCGTCgaagtggatgaggagggaCATGCGCAGACGGGGTCGCTGCACGACCGGGGACGGCGTGACAGGCGAAGCCTGCCATCCCAGCTGGCGGTGCCGGAGCTTCCCGCGCTGCCCGAGCCATTGCCGGCCCCTTCACCCGACTTGGAGATCCCTCCCACGCCAGTGGAGAAAGACGCCGCAGCCGCTGACAGTCGCTCAATCACATCGGCCTCGACATCGGTTCGTCGTCGGCCGATTCCTCCCCCAAAGGACAAGAGAAGGTCGCGCCCCAGCGTGCTGCATGTCAGTGCATCCCAGCCGGAGCTGACGCAGCACCATGGGATCTTTCGTCGCCGGCCCTCGCGCCGTCACCATCCCATCCTCAGCCAACTGGCCTCCCTCAAACACTGGTTCATCGAATCCGCCAAGCGAGCCAAGTCTCCCAGTGCCAAATCTGGCAGCTCGCGCAAGTTCCTTTCGGAAAAGTTCAGTCCCGCCAAGAGCCAAGATTCAGGTAAAAAGGCTCCGGCGCCATCCATGCCAGCAGATCTCTCTGCAGACGTAGCCACCCCGACCCAAACGAAACGCTTCTCCAATGCCAGCAGTCTGGCGCCCAGCAGTGCCTCCTACCACCAGAATCGCCACTCCTACCCGCGCCAATCTCGGTCACTCAATACTGGTCATTCGAACCATCGCAACTCTCTCTCGCCATCTCCGATCACGCCGCGAGGCTCATATCGACGGTCATCAGCTGGACTGCGTGGCCGCAAATCTACCTCTTCTTCGGTTTCTTCAATTCGCAGTATTCATCACGCGCGTGCGCACTCAAAAGcctcgtccatctcctccaatAGCATCGATACTGTGGCTACGCCGACCACCCGTCTGTCCAAATCTCCCCACTCCTCTATCAAGGTACTGCCAACCACGCCGGGCTCTTCTGCGCGTTTTCCAAGCAACATCCGTCTGGTGCGTGGGCCCAGTGGACCGCAGCGGGAAATGCCTGATCATCTGAGTGAGATGCCGGTCCCTTTCAATGAATCCGCACCCGGCCCGATCTTATAttcgccatcttccaatCTCGTTTTTGCTCGCCGAAAGCGGTCCGCGTTCAAGGGGCCTATGCTTCATACGTCAAATCTGGTGACCTCGGGAAATTCGATCCACTCTCCGATGCCCGGACAGGCGGCAGAAAGCAGCGAGGCGATGCCTGTCGTCAGTCGTTCCACTCACCGCCCCGCGGCTCGCAAGAGTCAGATTatcgaagaggaggaggacgacgAGGGCTTTGAAGATGACGTCGAGGAGGTGGACGAGTTtgacgagctggaggaggaagacacACGGACTGCGTGTACCAATGACGACGAAACCCCTCGAGTATCGGTTGCTTTACCGCATGACGCCGGATCCCCAGTCTCTGATGGCAGACCAGCACTAGAGCCCGCCCCAGAGTTGGTCGCCAGCCCTGACAGGCCTTTGCGGTCGTCTTCTCTGCGTTCTCCATCGAGCGAGACGGCCGCGGCTCTCGCAGAAGTCACTGCCGAACCCGTCACGCACGCAAGCGACGCCAACACTGACTGCAGTACTAGAGAAGATGACGGGGTCACTGCCAAACCGGTCGAGACGAAATGATTCGAGATCTTACGACCAAAGCCACTCGTCTGATCGCCCAAATTTacctttcctccccttcccctctctcccttcttttcctgggGCTTTTCTATTTCCTTTTATATGTTTTGGCCGTTTCTCCCCCTGCTGTCTTTTGATGATGCCTCTTCGATACCGTTTTTCTGTTCCCTTAGACGATAGAGGTTGCTTCTGTAACATTTTTTTCAGTTTCTCTGCATCATCGTTTTCGATTCCCTATATACCCCTGTTATGTTTCTTGCGATCTCATGCAGCTTCTGGGCATGTGTTTGTTATTCTTAGTCCCAACGCCACGCATGTATTTGACATTCTTCCTTGCAGTGTCCGGCTTCGGCCCGAACTACGATGCTCCTGGCCTCGTCTCCCACCCTCCCCTTtgtttctgttctttccccccccttttgtCTTTGATTCTGCCAGTTTTCACTCTGTGAGAACTTTTGCTCCTTTCAGGCGCTTCAATACCCTTCAACATCTGTACTTTACACGTTTCCTTCTCCTGTGGATCATTCTGCGGTTGGTATAAGGATCGCAGCAAAAATCACCAAGTAATCTTATTTTCTCTGCCTGCTCTAAAGACGTCTTTGGCTCTCTATCTCGTTAACGACAAACCTGAATAAGTAAATCTATTCTCGTCCCCGACGCCAAACCTAGGCCTCTACTCCAGTAATTCCCGCCTTGGGAAGATAGACCCGATCATGGTATAGATATAAGGTTACCTAGTTGTGGGGAGTGCATGTCCAAAGCGCATAAGGTTCCATGGATCCGTCCACAATGAGCATTTAGGTGACGACCTTTAGCCCGATGTTCCGAAATAATAAGCGAGCGACTATGACACCCCGGGCGATTCTATCGACTACAAAGATCATTCGGTCATTGACCTTAGCCACTATACAAACTAAGAAAACCAACATGGCTTCCATGTCTGTCTCGTAGTAATGAGCACTGACCAATGTTAGGTATATTATCTCTGAAATTCTTCGACAGACCTATATTCGGGCCCTTACTGGCCCGTAGCCTTACCTAGGTAGATAGCCCGTACCCATTAGAAAGACACATGAGGTAATCTACCTATGTACTACCTATAATTGTACGTATATGTCGCATCAAATCCCCCCTCAATATGGATGTTACAACGAGCTCCGCTCCACATGAGTCGAGCCAATTTCCTTCGTGCTCCACTTCTCTTGACCACCTGCACTGTCCATCTTGCCCTTCTCACCAGTTCCATGATCGCCCTCAGCCGGTGCCATATCATGAGATTCTTCGTCCTTGGCATTTGGATTCTCGAGACCCAGTTGACTTTGTCCAACCTTGTCCACGGTCGATGTGTACGCAGGAACAAAGTTGACGCTAACGGCGTATGTCCACGCAACAACCATGAACTATATCATGGGTTACAAAAAAGGGCATCATTAGTATTCGGTTGACCATACTTCAAATTCACAGCAATTGAGTGAGACTGTTGGAGAAATTTCTG includes:
- a CDS encoding Cell wall protein TIR3, which translates into the protein MKFTQFTLAAALLATVSAQGLDSLPDCSKSCANNAIPASCGLDIKCICGDKSFLSNISCCVADKCSQADQETTLKVAKGICAAGGVTDLPSAISCASSGASATATGTSTGTMTGMSTMTMTGTAMSSTASDMSSAASSASSVASSVSSAASSAASAASSAASSAAASATGNAAILGQTRDSSLIAAAGAAAAFAMLV